ATGGGCACCGCCGGCATGGCCGACATGGGCGAAATGGAAATGCCGCTGCCCGAAAACACGCTGCCGATGATGACCGGTTTCGGTCCGTTCGGCCCGATCGAGATGGGTGGCATGTTCTCGGTGGTCAAGGTTCGCGAAGGGCTGGCCGCCGGGGATTACAAGGACCCTGGCTGGTATCAGCACCCGTCGGGTACGGTCTCCTATGAGTGGACCGGACAGACCCAACAGGCGGCGCGTCAGGAAGCGCCCGCCTTCGACAGGTCAAAAACCGCCGAAGTCACTGTGGTGAAGCCCGGCGGGCAATCCTCCCCCAAGAACGCCCACAACAATCACTAAGGATAGAAACGACATGAAATCCCGAACCCTCATTGCGGTCCTGGCCATGTTGGCGTGGCCTGCGGCCGCCATCGCCGACCCCGGCCACGACGGCGAACGCGCCTATGGCGAGCCCGGCAACCCGAAGAAGCCGGCGCGCGTGGTGCAGGTCGTCATGCGCGAAGCCGACGGCAAGATGGAATTCCTGCCCAACCGCGTCGAGATCAAGAAGGGCGAGCAGGTGAAGTTCATGCTGCGCAACAATGGCGAGCTCGACCACGAGCTGGTGCTCGGCACGCTTGCCGAAAACCTCAAGCATGGCGAACAGATGCAGAAGAACCCCGACATGGAACATGACGATCCGAACGCCAAGCGTCTGGCGCCGAAGAAGAGCGGCGAGATCGTCTGGAAGTTCACCAAGGCGGGCGAGTTCGACTTCTCCTGCCTCATTCCCGGGCACCGTGAAGCCGGCATGACCGGCACCATCGTCGTCAAGTGAAGACGACACAATCCGACTACCCAACGCAACTGAAGGAGAAACCCAATGCGTAAGATCGTAACCACCGCGGCTTTTGTTCTGGCCCTCGCCACTTCCGCTTTCGCCGCGCCCGTGGACGGCCAGATAACCAAGATCGACACGGCCCAGAACAAGGTCACGCTGAAGCATGGC
The genomic region above belongs to Mesorhizobium terrae and contains:
- a CDS encoding cupredoxin domain-containing protein, which produces MKSRTLIAVLAMLAWPAAAIADPGHDGERAYGEPGNPKKPARVVQVVMREADGKMEFLPNRVEIKKGEQVKFMLRNNGELDHELVLGTLAENLKHGEQMQKNPDMEHDDPNAKRLAPKKSGEIVWKFTKAGEFDFSCLIPGHREAGMTGTIVVK